Proteins from a single region of Mycetohabitans endofungorum:
- the vapB gene encoding type II toxin-antitoxin system VapB family antitoxin, with translation MHTTRVFKNGNSQAVRIPADLAYDRSDIEIEIERVGDEIRIRPMRRPLTGVLKKFAKFGPDFMAEGRGEQEQAEREGL, from the coding sequence ATGCATACCACCCGCGTTTTCAAGAATGGCAACTCGCAAGCCGTTCGCATTCCCGCCGACCTTGCTTACGACCGGAGCGATATCGAAATCGAAATTGAGCGCGTAGGCGACGAGATCCGTATCCGTCCGATGCGTCGTCCGCTGACTGGCGTGCTCAAGAAGTTTGCGAAATTCGGGCCGGATTTCATGGCTGAAGGCCGCGGCGAGCAGGAGCAGGCGGAGCGCGAGGGATTGTAA
- a CDS encoding F-box protein: MDFDLNTTLNNYPAYICTVEACSQPAALAPPPLKPPSSALANTLASRPTTYQDLPVEILQQVADCMPPDDIGNLSTVNSQTYHALQERRLSWLCRQRISHAGALDRTSVQQLLTEIERIGTGSLRAELLQALWQRARRQYIVKPEVFIAIFQAAGRVPKHGLQVQKDMIGTIQGIPFQHQRNLYRFVYADAERRSPEQGSTWGAVASMLPIYGYALPVWLDAPQIESEYRALLSRLPALDTFGQAELITALAEVLGAFSLSSPSSKYYAYRYDVASATIIELYETLFQWMQRLPASHQGAPIGALADRVSMLPEAQRPMYLAHLRHLTLSLPDHQLGSALRYLPSALMVQLPPDQHAHELALLEPALERVLPAQRGLAALGLLDETSRLNDALLKQVWQRAMHLLDGSNGPSIAEVFYDIHLRIGLKLNNQQWEDARTEITAFFGRNQFDQATRNEMMNPLNYCWFRMYQTP, translated from the coding sequence ATGGACTTTGATCTCAATACCACTTTAAACAACTATCCGGCCTATATCTGCACGGTTGAGGCATGCTCGCAACCTGCCGCGTTAGCGCCACCGCCATTGAAGCCGCCAAGCAGTGCTTTGGCTAACACGTTGGCCAGCCGGCCCACGACATACCAGGATCTGCCAGTCGAAATTCTCCAACAAGTGGCCGATTGTATGCCGCCCGACGATATCGGTAATCTGTCAACGGTGAACAGCCAGACCTATCATGCGCTGCAAGAAAGGCGACTGAGCTGGCTTTGTCGCCAACGCATTTCCCATGCCGGTGCGCTGGATCGCACGTCGGTACAACAGTTGTTGACCGAAATTGAGCGTATTGGCACTGGCTCCCTGCGCGCTGAATTGCTTCAGGCGCTGTGGCAACGAGCAAGAAGGCAGTACATAGTGAAACCCGAGGTATTCATAGCGATCTTCCAAGCGGCGGGCCGTGTACCAAAGCATGGCTTGCAGGTACAAAAAGACATGATTGGGACCATACAGGGGATTCCGTTCCAGCACCAACGCAATCTGTATAGGTTCGTATATGCAGACGCCGAACGACGCTCCCCTGAGCAGGGCAGTACCTGGGGCGCTGTTGCATCGATGCTACCAATCTACGGTTATGCACTACCGGTGTGGCTTGATGCACCGCAGATCGAAAGCGAATATCGAGCTCTTTTAAGCCGGCTACCTGCGTTAGACACGTTTGGACAGGCGGAACTGATAACGGCATTAGCCGAAGTGCTAGGCGCATTCTCATTATCGTCCCCGTCCTCCAAATATTATGCTTATCGTTATGATGTTGCGAGCGCGACGATCATTGAATTGTACGAAACACTGTTTCAATGGATGCAACGCCTACCAGCGTCGCATCAGGGCGCGCCGATCGGCGCACTAGCCGATCGAGTATCGATGCTGCCAGAGGCACAAAGGCCAATGTACCTCGCTCATCTGCGGCATTTGACGCTGTCACTGCCGGATCATCAATTAGGCAGCGCGTTACGCTACTTGCCGAGCGCGTTAATGGTGCAGCTACCTCCAGATCAACATGCGCATGAGCTTGCGCTGCTCGAACCCGCCCTTGAGCGCGTGCTACCCGCACAGCGCGGACTAGCAGCGCTTGGGCTGCTCGATGAAACATCGCGGTTGAACGATGCACTGTTAAAGCAGGTATGGCAGCGTGCGATGCATTTGCTCGACGGCAGCAATGGACCCAGCATAGCGGAAGTGTTCTACGATATCCACTTACGGATTGGACTGAAACTCAATAACCAGCAATGGGAGGACGCAAGAACTGAAATTACGGCCTTCTTCGGGCGCAACCAGTTCGATCAAGCCACCCGCAATGAAATGATGAACCCCCTAAATTATTGTTGGTTCCGCATGTATCAAACACCGTAA
- the waaC gene encoding lipopolysaccharide heptosyltransferase I encodes MKRILVVKVTSLGDIVQAQPVVWDLRRAFPDARIDWAADEAFAEVVQWNPGVDRVLCAPLRRFKKACNLDDLRAIIASIRTLRSERYDLVLDIHGVYKSAIIAFIARSRRRYGYCRENLGEAGAAFAYTDRFDRQGLSNAWYAMRRSVGDALGYSVEGRPHFGLKLPPALPLSAIGGSGRRAMLFHATSTDVKKWPAGHWIDVARALTARGLQVLLPWGSKREHDEACRIAASVPQAQVLPKLTVTECAQFIDASELVVGVDTGFVHLAYALGKPTVMIFTATSRLHFGIDIPGRATSVGDEGRPPAARDVLAAIDSVYPCGVASPVSVGLRVEPVGAMKSRPTIIPFRHEAA; translated from the coding sequence ATGAAACGTATTCTCGTGGTCAAAGTCACGTCGCTTGGCGACATTGTGCAGGCGCAGCCCGTTGTGTGGGACCTGCGGCGCGCTTTTCCTGACGCCCGGATCGATTGGGCGGCGGACGAGGCGTTTGCCGAGGTGGTTCAATGGAATCCGGGCGTCGACCGCGTGTTGTGCGCGCCGCTGCGACGCTTTAAGAAAGCGTGCAACCTGGACGACCTGCGCGCCATCATCGCGTCGATTCGCACATTGCGCAGCGAGCGCTATGATCTGGTGCTCGATATTCACGGCGTCTACAAAAGCGCAATCATTGCCTTCATCGCTCGGTCGCGACGACGTTATGGCTACTGCCGCGAGAACCTCGGCGAGGCAGGTGCGGCATTCGCGTATACCGACCGGTTTGATCGGCAGGGGTTGTCGAACGCGTGGTATGCCATGCGTCGCAGTGTCGGCGATGCGCTCGGCTATTCGGTCGAGGGACGCCCGCATTTCGGCCTGAAGCTGCCGCCAGCGTTGCCGCTGTCGGCGATCGGCGGTTCGGGGCGGCGTGCCATGCTGTTCCACGCGACATCGACCGATGTAAAGAAGTGGCCGGCTGGGCATTGGATCGATGTGGCTCGGGCCTTGACTGCGCGAGGCCTGCAGGTCCTATTACCCTGGGGCTCGAAACGGGAGCACGACGAAGCATGCCGGATCGCCGCGAGTGTGCCACAGGCTCAGGTATTGCCCAAGCTCACGGTGACAGAGTGTGCGCAGTTCATCGACGCATCGGAACTCGTGGTCGGCGTGGACACCGGATTCGTGCATCTTGCCTATGCACTTGGCAAGCCGACCGTGATGATCTTTACCGCGACTTCGCGTTTGCATTTCGGTATCGACATACCGGGTCGCGCCACCTCAGTGGGGGACGAAGGGCGCCCGCCCGCCGCGCGCGATGTGCTGGCTGCAATTGACTCGGTGTACCCGTGTGGGGTTGCAAGCCCCGTTTCCGTTGGGCTCCGTGTCGAACCGGTCGGGGCCATGAAGTCGCGTCCGACGATAATCCCGTTCCGGCATGAGGCAGCTTGA
- a CDS encoding metallophosphoesterase, whose translation MRRYNFLIRIITIGILMHLYVGVRLVPALPGGPAVRDAAVACLGLSVILIPFGMLAQAIERQPLSDWLAWAGMLAMGFFSSLLVLTFARDVALLFVHGLDAALAAHWPLEQWQRDSAPAVPALALLASFAGFVNARRRAGVVTVEVPIDGLPDALDGFTIAQLSDIHVGPTIKRGYVETIVEAVNALRPDLIAITGDIVDGRVEQLAPHTRPLERLQARHGVFLVTGNHEYYSGVHAWIDEFERLGLTVLMNRHVVIDHGTACVVVAGVTDYSAGHFDATHASDPAGALRGAPPHAAVRILLAHQPRTASAAMPAGYTLQLSGHTHGGQFFPWNFFVRLQQPFTAGLHRLSQLWVYTSRGTGYWGPPKRIGAPSEITLVRLVPARAGLRVPAPPGSSVARQCALRC comes from the coding sequence ATGCGACGCTATAATTTTCTAATTCGGATCATCACGATCGGTATTTTGATGCATCTTTACGTCGGCGTGCGCTTGGTGCCGGCACTGCCAGGCGGCCCCGCCGTGCGCGACGCGGCAGTCGCATGCCTGGGCCTATCCGTCATATTAATCCCGTTCGGAATGCTGGCGCAGGCAATCGAACGGCAACCGCTTTCCGACTGGCTTGCGTGGGCAGGCATGCTGGCGATGGGATTCTTCTCGTCATTGCTTGTGCTCACGTTCGCGCGCGACGTGGCACTGCTCTTCGTGCATGGGCTCGATGCCGCGCTCGCGGCGCACTGGCCGCTTGAGCAATGGCAGCGCGATTCAGCACCCGCCGTGCCCGCACTTGCGCTGCTGGCCTCGTTCGCGGGCTTCGTCAATGCGCGCCGGCGCGCAGGCGTAGTCACTGTCGAAGTCCCAATCGACGGGCTGCCGGACGCATTAGACGGCTTCACAATCGCGCAGCTCAGCGACATTCATGTCGGGCCGACAATCAAGCGCGGCTATGTCGAGACGATCGTCGAGGCGGTCAATGCACTGAGGCCGGACTTGATCGCGATCACCGGGGATATCGTTGATGGCCGCGTCGAGCAACTGGCGCCCCACACCCGGCCGCTGGAGCGGCTACAGGCGCGGCACGGCGTATTCCTGGTCACCGGTAATCACGAATACTACTCCGGTGTGCATGCGTGGATCGACGAGTTCGAGCGGCTGGGCCTAACCGTGCTGATGAACCGGCACGTGGTGATTGACCACGGTACGGCGTGCGTCGTGGTGGCCGGCGTCACGGATTATTCGGCGGGTCACTTCGACGCCACGCATGCCAGCGATCCGGCCGGCGCACTGCGCGGTGCGCCGCCGCACGCCGCCGTGAGGATCCTGCTGGCCCACCAGCCGCGTACCGCATCGGCAGCCATGCCAGCCGGCTACACGCTGCAGTTGTCCGGACACACCCATGGCGGCCAGTTCTTCCCATGGAATTTTTTTGTGCGGCTGCAACAGCCGTTCACCGCCGGCCTGCACCGGCTGTCGCAGCTATGGGTCTACACGAGTCGCGGCACCGGGTATTGGGGGCCACCGAAGCGCATTGGCGCACCGTCAGAGATTACGCTGGTGCGGCTAGTCCCGGCACGCGCCGGCTTACGCGTTCCCGCCCCACCCGGCTCGAGCGTCGCTCGCCAGTGCGCACTACGCTGCTGA
- the adh gene encoding aldehyde dehydrogenase, which yields MNHAEMQFLTTEFPYKKQYANFIGGEWVAPVGGEYFDNISPVTGEPFTAVPRSREADIELALDAAHRAKTAWGNTSPTERANILNRIADRLEANLTRIAVAETIDNGKPLRETMAADIPLAIDHFRYFAGCLRAQEGSVCEIDHDTVAYHFHEPLGVVGQIIPWNFPILMAVWKVAPALAAGNCVVLKPAEQTPASILVVMELIRDLLPPGVLNIVNGFGLEAGKPLASNKRIAKIAFTGETTTGRLIMQYASQNIIPVTLELGGKSPNIFFADVMDHDDSYFDKALEGFTMFALNQGEVCTCPSRVLIDEKIYDRFIERALKRVAAITQGHPLDPKTMVGAQASREQLEKILSYIDLGKQEGAQCLIGGERNAQTGELANGYYVKPTVFRGHNKMRIFQEEIFGPVVSVTTFKTEDEALDIANDTLYGLGAGVWTRDGTRAYRFGRQIQAGRVWTNCYHAYPAHAAFGGYKQSGIGRETHKMMLDHYQQTKNLLVSYSDKPLGLF from the coding sequence ATGAATCACGCTGAAATGCAGTTCCTAACCACGGAATTCCCGTACAAGAAGCAATACGCCAACTTCATCGGCGGTGAATGGGTGGCGCCAGTCGGCGGCGAGTACTTCGACAACATTTCGCCGGTGACCGGCGAGCCGTTCACCGCGGTGCCCCGCTCGCGCGAGGCCGATATCGAACTCGCGCTGGACGCCGCGCATCGTGCCAAGACCGCATGGGGCAACACTTCGCCGACCGAGCGAGCGAACATCCTGAACCGCATCGCTGATCGCCTGGAAGCCAACCTGACGCGCATAGCCGTCGCTGAGACGATCGACAACGGCAAGCCGCTGCGTGAAACGATGGCTGCCGACATCCCGCTGGCGATCGATCACTTTCGCTACTTCGCCGGCTGTCTGCGCGCACAGGAAGGCTCGGTGTGCGAAATTGACCACGATACCGTCGCGTATCATTTTCATGAGCCCCTGGGCGTGGTCGGCCAGATCATTCCATGGAATTTCCCGATCCTGATGGCCGTGTGGAAGGTCGCGCCGGCACTGGCCGCCGGCAATTGTGTCGTGCTCAAGCCGGCGGAGCAAACACCCGCGTCCATCCTGGTCGTGATGGAGCTGATCCGAGACCTGCTGCCGCCGGGCGTGCTGAACATTGTCAACGGTTTCGGTCTCGAAGCAGGCAAGCCCCTGGCGTCGAATAAACGAATCGCCAAGATCGCATTCACCGGCGAGACCACCACCGGCCGGCTAATCATGCAGTATGCGAGCCAGAACATCATCCCGGTGACGCTGGAACTGGGCGGCAAAAGTCCGAACATCTTCTTTGCCGACGTGATGGATCACGACGACAGCTACTTCGACAAGGCGCTCGAAGGCTTCACCATGTTTGCGCTCAACCAGGGCGAGGTCTGCACTTGCCCGTCGCGCGTGCTAATCGACGAGAAGATTTATGACCGGTTTATTGAACGCGCGCTCAAGCGCGTCGCTGCGATCACGCAGGGGCATCCGCTGGATCCGAAAACGATGGTCGGTGCGCAGGCCTCGCGCGAGCAACTCGAGAAAATCCTATCCTACATCGACCTGGGCAAGCAGGAAGGCGCGCAATGTCTGATTGGCGGCGAGCGCAATGCCCAAACCGGCGAACTTGCCAACGGCTACTACGTGAAGCCGACCGTGTTCCGCGGCCACAATAAGATGCGCATCTTCCAGGAGGAGATCTTCGGGCCGGTCGTCTCCGTCACGACGTTCAAGACCGAAGACGAGGCACTGGACATCGCCAACGATACTTTGTACGGACTGGGCGCCGGCGTTTGGACTCGCGATGGCACACGCGCGTACCGCTTCGGCCGCCAGATCCAGGCCGGACGCGTCTGGACCAATTGCTATCATGCGTACCCCGCACACGCGGCGTTCGGCGGGTACAAGCAATCAGGCATCGGCCGCGAAACGCATAAGATGATGCTTGATCACTATCAGCAGACAAAAAACCTGCTCGTCAGCTATAGCGACAAGCCGCTGGGCTTGTTCTGA
- a CDS encoding DUF779 domain-containing protein has translation MTSDSRCEPVPRVVATPAALAVIESLRQEHGALIFHQSGGCCDGSAPMCFPAGEFLIGDSDVRLGEIGGAPFYMSAAQFEYWQHTQLTIDVVPGNGGMFSVERPTGLRFLTRSRLYTNEENAWLERHPVQRAPCTW, from the coding sequence ATGACATCCGATTCTCGCTGCGAGCCAGTGCCGCGCGTCGTCGCGACGCCGGCGGCACTCGCAGTGATTGAGTCGCTGCGCCAGGAGCACGGCGCGCTGATCTTCCATCAGTCCGGGGGCTGCTGCGACGGCAGCGCGCCCATGTGCTTTCCTGCCGGCGAGTTCCTGATCGGCGACTCGGACGTGCGGCTCGGCGAGATCGGCGGCGCGCCGTTCTACATGAGCGCCGCACAGTTCGAGTATTGGCAGCATACGCAGCTCACGATCGACGTAGTGCCGGGCAACGGCGGCATGTTCTCCGTCGAAAGACCGACCGGCCTGCGCTTTCTGACGCGCTCCAGGCTCTATACTAACGAGGAGAACGCGTGGTTGGAACGGCATCCGGTCCAGCGCGCGCCATGTACCTGGTAG
- a CDS encoding MIP/aquaporin family protein: MTNALIAEFIGTALLVLLGDGVVANVILGRTKGHNSGLIVITIGWAMAVFVGVLCSAAYSGAHLNPAVSVALAVAGKFVWAKVPAYAAAQMLGGMFGAFVVWLVYRKHFESTDGPDTKLAVFCTGPAIRNTLGNLTSEIVATFVLVYAVLHMAAPSVGLGAINALPVALVVLGIGVSLGGTTGYAMNPARDLSPRIMHALLPIPGKRDSDWGYAWVPVAGSLIGGVLAAVVSVQQG; this comes from the coding sequence ATGACCAATGCGTTGATCGCGGAATTCATCGGGACCGCCCTGTTGGTATTGCTCGGCGACGGCGTCGTCGCCAATGTGATTCTGGGGCGCACGAAGGGTCACAATAGCGGGCTGATCGTGATCACGATAGGCTGGGCAATGGCTGTATTCGTGGGTGTCCTCTGCTCGGCTGCCTATAGCGGCGCGCACTTGAACCCGGCCGTGTCTGTGGCGCTCGCCGTCGCTGGCAAGTTCGTGTGGGCCAAGGTGCCGGCCTATGCAGCTGCGCAGATGCTCGGCGGCATGTTCGGTGCGTTCGTAGTCTGGCTCGTCTATCGTAAGCACTTCGAGTCGACGGATGGCCCGGACACAAAGCTCGCGGTGTTCTGCACGGGCCCGGCGATTCGCAATACGCTGGGCAACCTCACCTCAGAGATCGTCGCCACCTTCGTGCTCGTGTACGCGGTGCTGCACATGGCCGCGCCGTCTGTGGGCCTGGGCGCGATCAATGCGCTGCCGGTCGCATTGGTGGTGCTGGGCATCGGTGTGTCGCTTGGCGGCACAACCGGCTATGCGATGAACCCGGCGCGGGACCTGAGTCCGCGGATTATGCATGCACTGCTGCCCATACCGGGCAAACGCGATAGCGACTGGGGCTACGCGTGGGTGCCGGTCGCTGGCTCGTTGATCGGCGGGGTACTGGCGGCAGTGGTTTCTGTGCAACAGGGATAG
- the glpK gene encoding glycerol kinase GlpK — translation MEGKYVLALDQGTTSSRAIVFDRGGNIVSTAQKEFRQIYPQPGWVEHNPQEIWSTQAGVAAEAVVRAGLNGGSIHALGITNQRETTIVWDRDTGLPVYNAIVWQDRRTADFCAELKARGLEGTVRAKTGLPIDAYFSATKIRWILDNVAGARERAKQGKLAFGTVDSWLIWNFTRHNTHATDVTNASRTMLFNIHTLDWDDELLAELDIPRSMMPQVKPSSGLYDATKTTVFASRIPIAGVAGDQHAALFGQMCTTPGMVKNTYGTGCFLVMNTGDKPIESRNNLVTTIAWQIDGKTTYALEGSIFIGGAVVQWLRDGLGIIKQAADIEALAASVPHSDGVFLVPAFAGLGAPHWNPHARGTLFGATRGTTAAHIARAALDSIAHQSFDVLKAMEADAGQPITELRVDGGAVENNLLIQFQADLLGVDVVRPRVTETTALGAAYLAGLATGYWDGLDEVRDQWQLDRRFTPALDSEEMARHRAGWQRAVSAAMLWAAA, via the coding sequence ATGGAAGGCAAGTACGTCCTGGCGCTGGACCAGGGCACCACCAGCTCGCGCGCGATCGTGTTCGACCGCGGGGGCAATATCGTATCGACTGCTCAAAAGGAATTCCGCCAGATCTATCCTCAACCCGGCTGGGTTGAGCACAATCCGCAGGAAATCTGGTCGACCCAGGCAGGTGTCGCCGCCGAAGCCGTCGTGCGCGCGGGGCTGAACGGTGGGTCGATCCACGCATTGGGCATCACAAATCAACGCGAGACGACAATTGTATGGGACCGCGATACCGGGCTGCCGGTTTATAACGCTATCGTCTGGCAGGACCGGCGCACCGCCGATTTTTGTGCCGAGCTTAAGGCACGCGGACTTGAGGGCACGGTTCGCGCGAAGACCGGCTTGCCGATCGATGCTTATTTCTCCGCGACGAAGATCCGCTGGATCCTGGACAACGTCGCTGGTGCGCGCGAGCGTGCTAAGCAGGGCAAACTCGCGTTTGGCACGGTTGATAGCTGGCTGATTTGGAATTTCACGCGTCACAATACGCACGCGACGGACGTGACCAATGCGTCCCGCACGATGCTGTTCAATATCCATACGCTGGACTGGGACGACGAACTGCTAGCTGAACTGGACATCCCGCGCAGCATGATGCCGCAGGTCAAGCCGTCCTCGGGGCTGTACGACGCTACGAAGACCACTGTGTTTGCGTCGCGGATCCCGATCGCTGGCGTGGCGGGCGATCAGCATGCCGCGCTGTTCGGGCAAATGTGCACCACGCCCGGCATGGTCAAGAATACGTACGGCACGGGCTGCTTCCTGGTGATGAACACCGGCGACAAGCCGATTGAGTCGCGCAACAACCTCGTGACGACGATTGCCTGGCAAATCGACGGCAAGACCACCTACGCGCTGGAGGGCAGTATCTTCATCGGCGGCGCCGTGGTGCAATGGCTGCGCGACGGGTTGGGGATCATTAAGCAGGCAGCCGATATTGAGGCGCTGGCCGCCTCCGTGCCGCACAGCGATGGCGTGTTCCTGGTGCCAGCCTTCGCGGGCCTGGGCGCGCCGCATTGGAATCCGCACGCACGCGGCACATTGTTCGGTGCCACGCGGGGTACTACGGCCGCGCACATTGCCCGCGCCGCGCTGGACAGCATTGCTCATCAATCGTTTGACGTGCTCAAGGCAATGGAGGCCGATGCAGGCCAGCCGATCACCGAGCTGCGCGTCGATGGGGGTGCGGTCGAGAACAATTTGTTGATTCAATTCCAGGCGGACCTCCTCGGCGTGGACGTGGTGCGCCCGCGCGTGACGGAGACCACCGCGCTCGGCGCTGCCTACCTGGCGGGGTTGGCGACCGGATACTGGGACGGCCTCGATGAGGTCCGCGACCAGTGGCAGCTGGACCGGCGCTTCACGCCGGCGCTGGATTCGGAGGAGATGGCGCGGCACAGGGCCGGCTGGCAGCGCGCGGTGTCCGCCGCGATGCTGTGGGCGGCGGCCTGA